Proteins co-encoded in one Cytobacillus sp. NJ13 genomic window:
- a CDS encoding NAD(P)/FAD-dependent oxidoreductase gives MSLNTEVAIAGGGIGGLTLGLKLAQANIDVLVLEKLDAPSSVYKGELLQPKSLKIFKRLDALDVIRENGFSFSRIAFEEGEKEFAMDYSILPGDYDYSLMIEHEKLKGILLKRALQYPNFHYLSGTLAKGYDNGELMVERKDVKEQLTVRADFFIGAEGRNSITRKVMNSKIRKIEYNHQFLTVTFPRPQSLEEGKIISKDERFLGLFPLPDAKVRSVYLIPEGTYKEHLQKGIHYFHKNYLELFPELEGYVTRLKNWEDIQLMIPTAYYADKYVDGRLAILGDAAHTVHPMAGEGMNMAIQDADVLGELLAEMYASGRISPDKLKWYEKVRKPRAENMISLSHLSAIAYSYSNRVITGIRRKGLKQIERDKTLQYKQMLNVSGLGYWSESLWDRLIQAGMLPARRTELSAAAKSHYFYTDKDDYPWKKVEQP, from the coding sequence ATGTCCTTGAATACAGAGGTTGCAATTGCAGGCGGAGGGATTGGCGGTTTGACGCTGGGATTGAAGCTGGCTCAAGCCAATATTGATGTTCTCGTTCTGGAAAAGCTGGATGCCCCATCTTCCGTTTATAAGGGAGAACTCCTGCAGCCAAAGAGTTTGAAAATTTTTAAGCGGCTGGACGCTTTGGATGTGATCCGCGAGAATGGCTTTTCATTTTCCCGAATTGCGTTTGAGGAAGGGGAGAAAGAGTTTGCCATGGATTATAGCATCCTGCCGGGAGATTATGATTACTCCCTCATGATCGAGCATGAAAAGCTGAAAGGAATCCTTCTGAAACGGGCGCTTCAATATCCAAACTTTCATTATTTGTCAGGGACCTTGGCAAAAGGCTATGACAATGGCGAATTAATGGTTGAGCGGAAGGATGTAAAGGAGCAGCTGACAGTGAGGGCTGACTTTTTTATAGGTGCCGAGGGAAGGAATTCCATAACAAGAAAAGTAATGAACAGCAAGATTAGAAAGATTGAGTATAATCATCAATTTTTAACTGTCACGTTCCCCCGGCCTCAATCATTGGAAGAAGGGAAGATCATTTCTAAGGATGAACGGTTCCTTGGATTATTTCCGCTGCCGGACGCGAAAGTACGGTCTGTCTATTTAATTCCGGAGGGCACTTATAAGGAACATCTCCAAAAAGGAATTCACTATTTCCATAAAAACTATTTAGAGCTTTTTCCGGAATTGGAGGGGTATGTGACCAGGCTGAAGAATTGGGAGGATATTCAGCTGATGATTCCGACAGCCTATTATGCTGATAAATATGTGGATGGAAGACTCGCTATTTTGGGGGATGCGGCCCATACGGTCCACCCGATGGCAGGTGAAGGAATGAATATGGCGATTCAGGATGCGGATGTGCTTGGTGAATTGCTTGCAGAGATGTATGCGAGCGGAAGAATTTCGCCGGACAAGCTTAAATGGTATGAAAAAGTCCGGAAGCCCCGGGCTGAAAATATGATCAGCCTCAGCCATTTATCCGCCATAGCCTATTCCTATTCCAACCGGGTTATTACTGGAATACGCCGTAAGGGCCTGAAGCAGATTGAAAGGGATAAAACCCTGCAATATAAGCAAATGCTGAATGTTTCAGGCCTCGGATATTGGTCAGAGAGCCTATGGGATCGATTAATTCAGGCAGGAATGCTGCCGGCAAGAAGAACAGAATTATCAGCTGCAGCTAAAAGCCATTATTTTTATACAGATAAAGATGACTATCCGTGGAAGAAGGTTGAACAGCCATGA
- the mnmH gene encoding tRNA 2-selenouridine(34) synthase MnmH — protein sequence MREIAVEQYIQMDNAVPVDVRSPIEFEECSIPGAVNVPLFTNEERVEIGTLYKKEGSDAAKWRAMEIVSPKIPSMMQKIRDLKDDGLQPVIYCWRGGMRSKAVTTFITYAGVSIPRLIGGYRAYRQYILENTADLIPEKAVVLHGMTGVGKTDVLKVLSEKGYPVIDLEEMAGHRGSIFGSFGMGNGSTQKTFDALLYQALSEVKGSPYVIMEAESKRIGKVVQPDELLDTKKTGIHIDMFSSIESRVQRILRDYVEPYHKEEWFKPKVDESVVFIKKRLKDTEIREQLDESAEAGNYELFIKLLLEHYYDPRYAFKQHDYEGQFHHVNADDVEAAAQQIIHIIENQNAPVL from the coding sequence ATGAGAGAAATAGCAGTCGAACAATATATCCAAATGGACAACGCAGTTCCGGTCGATGTCAGGTCTCCAATTGAATTTGAGGAGTGCAGCATTCCCGGTGCTGTCAATGTGCCGCTTTTCACTAATGAAGAACGTGTGGAAATCGGAACCCTATATAAAAAAGAAGGTTCTGATGCGGCTAAGTGGAGAGCGATGGAAATCGTTTCACCTAAAATTCCGTCCATGATGCAGAAAATCAGAGACCTGAAAGATGATGGCTTACAGCCTGTCATTTACTGCTGGCGCGGCGGCATGCGCAGTAAAGCGGTTACTACTTTTATCACATATGCCGGTGTTTCGATCCCCCGTTTAATTGGGGGCTATAGAGCGTACCGTCAATATATACTTGAAAACACAGCAGACTTGATTCCTGAAAAAGCAGTTGTTCTGCACGGAATGACCGGCGTCGGGAAAACGGATGTGCTGAAAGTGTTAAGCGAAAAAGGATATCCTGTTATTGACCTTGAAGAAATGGCAGGACACCGCGGATCGATCTTCGGCTCCTTTGGCATGGGAAACGGCAGCACACAGAAAACGTTTGATGCACTATTGTATCAAGCCCTTTCTGAGGTTAAAGGTTCCCCTTATGTTATTATGGAAGCCGAAAGCAAACGAATAGGCAAGGTTGTTCAGCCGGACGAGCTGCTTGATACCAAAAAAACCGGAATTCATATTGATATGTTTTCAAGCATTGAGTCCCGTGTGCAGCGCATCCTCCGTGACTATGTTGAACCTTATCATAAAGAAGAATGGTTCAAGCCCAAAGTTGATGAAAGTGTTGTGTTTATTAAAAAACGTCTGAAAGATACTGAAATCCGTGAGCAGCTTGATGAATCAGCTGAAGCAGGAAACTACGAGCTATTTATCAAACTTTTATTAGAACACTATTACGATCCGCGCTATGCCTTTAAACAGCATGACTATGAAGGCCAATTCCACCATGTGAATGCGGATGATGTGGAAGCAGCTGCACAACAAATTATTCACATTATTGAAAATCAAAATGCTCCCGTCCTCTGA
- a CDS encoding helix-turn-helix domain-containing protein: MIGDRVKKLRQEKKMSLSELADQAGVAKSYLSSLERNLQTNPSIQFLEKIAGVLNVPVEHLIHEQINMEDLDSEWMKIVKEAMESGVSKEQFREFLDFNKWRSGQKS; the protein is encoded by the coding sequence ATGATCGGTGATCGTGTAAAAAAACTTCGCCAGGAAAAGAAAATGTCCTTATCTGAGCTTGCAGACCAGGCCGGTGTAGCAAAATCATATTTAAGCTCACTTGAACGCAACCTGCAAACCAACCCATCGATTCAATTCCTTGAAAAAATCGCGGGTGTTCTGAATGTTCCCGTGGAACATCTAATCCATGAGCAGATCAACATGGAAGATCTAGATTCAGAATGGATGAAAATTGTGAAGGAAGCGATGGAGTCTGGGGTTTCGAAGGAACAATTTCGGGAGTTTTTGGATTTTAATAAGTGGAGAAGCGGACAAAAATCATAG
- a CDS encoding LPXTG cell wall anchor domain-containing protein: MKVKSLLAKPIKIFIIYSFIFLIVFGNETAIAVEKEIDINTNLENSNRYLFKVENLKPGDWMPRNITIKNDGNQDFKYTSNIGKSKSVKGLFEELELEVKKDTKLLYEGKLKDFKGFSPRELAKGTEETLFFQVTMPEHLGNEFQNSAAEVEIIFLAEATGDPGTDNETPGSGDNNNSGGGTNNSPPSTDATVIPEKVNKLPNTATNNYNLLLIGALFLGAGSVILLWRYRRLRSEH, from the coding sequence ATGAAAGTTAAAAGTTTACTGGCAAAACCTATAAAAATATTTATTATTTATAGCTTTATTTTCTTAATTGTTTTTGGAAACGAAACTGCAATAGCAGTGGAGAAGGAAATTGATATTAATACGAACTTAGAAAACTCAAATAGATACCTATTTAAAGTAGAGAATTTAAAACCAGGGGACTGGATGCCCCGAAATATAACGATAAAAAATGATGGCAATCAAGATTTTAAATATACTTCTAACATTGGAAAATCGAAGTCTGTCAAAGGACTTTTTGAGGAATTAGAGCTTGAGGTTAAGAAAGATACAAAGCTGCTTTACGAAGGGAAACTTAAAGACTTTAAAGGCTTCTCTCCCAGAGAATTAGCGAAAGGTACAGAAGAAACTTTATTTTTCCAAGTAACAATGCCTGAGCATTTGGGAAATGAGTTTCAAAACTCCGCTGCAGAGGTTGAAATCATTTTTCTTGCCGAAGCAACAGGTGATCCTGGAACCGACAACGAGACTCCCGGATCAGGAGATAATAATAATTCTGGAGGGGGAACTAATAATTCACCACCATCCACAGATGCCACGGTAATTCCAGAGAAGGTTAATAAGCTCCCAAATACCGCAACTAATAATTATAATTTATTACTTATCGGTGCACTATTTTTAGGTGCCGGAAGCGTAATTTTATTATGGCGTTATAGAAGGCTGCGGAGTGAACATTAG
- a CDS encoding class D sortase, producing MKVRGRLLLIAASFIILIGGGLVLFSLQEMYAQEKKTKDSLAHAQERIQNEMNKESNSVLQTEQPADVSFEQGEAIGILKIPRLKAELPIIEGTDEDELEKGVGHYSTTVFPGQPDQILLSGHRDTVFRSLGELEIGDIFLVSMPYGEFTYEITDSKIVDADDTTVIRSTAPHEILTVSTCYPFSYVGNAPSRYILNAKRIQN from the coding sequence TTGAAGGTTAGAGGCCGTTTGCTGCTTATAGCTGCCTCCTTCATTATTCTAATCGGAGGCGGATTGGTTCTTTTCTCACTGCAGGAAATGTACGCTCAGGAGAAGAAAACAAAGGATTCCTTAGCCCACGCACAAGAAAGAATTCAAAACGAAATGAATAAAGAAAGCAATAGTGTTCTCCAAACAGAACAGCCTGCAGATGTTTCCTTCGAGCAGGGTGAAGCCATTGGCATTTTAAAGATCCCCCGCTTGAAAGCTGAACTTCCCATTATAGAAGGAACAGATGAGGATGAACTCGAAAAAGGGGTTGGCCATTACTCCACAACTGTATTTCCTGGGCAGCCCGACCAGATTTTATTATCAGGGCATCGAGATACAGTATTTCGCAGTCTTGGCGAACTTGAAATCGGTGATATTTTTCTAGTCAGCATGCCATATGGTGAGTTTACATACGAAATTACAGATTCAAAGATTGTGGATGCAGATGATACCACCGTAATCCGTTCTACCGCACCTCACGAAATCCTTACTGTTTCCACCTGTTATCCCTTCTCCTATGTGGGCAATGCACCATCCCGTTATATCCTGAATGCAAAAAGAATACAAAATTAA
- a CDS encoding sodium:alanine symporter family protein yields the protein MDTLLEVVGDISGWLWGYPIILLLAGTGLYLTFLLGFFQFRYPVYIFKQTFGSVFKKPKGKGTVTPLQALTSALASTIGAANIVGVPAAIMFGGPGAVFWMWVIAFIGMAIKFSESVLAIKYREKNEDGEYVGGPMYYMTKGLNMKWLGVIFAFALMIELIPSIMVQGNAVAAAVSETFKIDGLYTGIAAAVLVSLVVFGGIQRIGKVTEIFVPFMALIYVGAALVVLFMNLGKLPEVLELIFTYAFQPMSAIGGFAGAAIGEIIRWGFARGLYSNEAGLGTAPIAHAAATTDHPVRQGFWAIIGIVVDTLIVCTATAFVVLSSGVWTREGAMEDPSALTAAAFTEYFGSFGGILVAVSLVFFVISTIIVVVFYGSKMAEFLFGSFAGKAIKVVYIAAIVLGSVGAAKTIWQFLDLALAMILIPNIVAVLLLSKEVKQLKNEFFTSEKYYLKDIKKDDNAA from the coding sequence TTGGATACGTTATTAGAAGTCGTTGGAGATATTTCAGGATGGCTGTGGGGATATCCCATAATCCTATTATTAGCTGGAACGGGTCTGTACTTGACCTTTTTGCTTGGTTTCTTCCAGTTCCGTTATCCGGTATATATTTTTAAGCAAACATTTGGAAGTGTATTTAAAAAGCCAAAGGGAAAAGGAACCGTTACACCATTACAGGCCCTCACATCAGCGCTGGCTTCCACCATTGGTGCCGCGAATATTGTAGGTGTACCGGCAGCCATCATGTTTGGCGGTCCGGGTGCGGTATTTTGGATGTGGGTCATTGCGTTCATTGGAATGGCCATTAAGTTCTCGGAAAGTGTATTGGCCATTAAGTACAGAGAAAAAAATGAAGATGGAGAATATGTGGGCGGCCCTATGTATTACATGACGAAAGGGCTTAACATGAAGTGGCTTGGTGTGATCTTTGCGTTCGCGCTGATGATTGAACTGATTCCAAGCATCATGGTACAGGGAAATGCAGTAGCAGCTGCAGTTAGCGAGACATTTAAGATTGATGGCCTTTACACAGGAATCGCTGCAGCAGTACTTGTTTCATTAGTTGTTTTTGGCGGGATTCAGAGAATCGGCAAGGTGACTGAAATCTTTGTTCCGTTTATGGCTCTCATTTATGTAGGTGCTGCGTTAGTAGTGTTATTTATGAATCTTGGGAAACTTCCTGAAGTGTTGGAATTAATCTTCACTTATGCGTTTCAGCCAATGTCTGCGATTGGCGGATTTGCTGGGGCGGCAATTGGCGAAATCATTCGATGGGGATTTGCACGAGGATTATATTCCAATGAGGCAGGACTCGGGACTGCACCGATTGCCCATGCAGCTGCCACCACTGATCACCCGGTCCGACAAGGCTTTTGGGCGATTATCGGTATTGTTGTTGATACGCTGATTGTTTGTACTGCAACTGCATTTGTTGTGCTTTCTTCTGGTGTGTGGACAAGGGAAGGGGCAATGGAAGATCCTTCGGCCCTGACAGCAGCGGCATTTACGGAATACTTTGGATCATTTGGAGGTATTCTTGTTGCTGTATCCCTAGTATTCTTTGTCATTTCAACGATCATTGTCGTAGTCTTTTATGGATCCAAAATGGCAGAGTTCCTATTTGGCTCTTTTGCCGGAAAAGCCATAAAAGTCGTTTATATTGCAGCCATTGTTCTTGGCTCAGTGGGAGCAGCGAAAACAATCTGGCAGTTCCTTGATCTGGCTCTTGCCATGATTTTAATACCGAACATCGTGGCTGTTCTTCTTCTAAGCAAAGAGGTTAAACAGCTGAAAAACGAGTTTTTCACTTCGGAAAAGTATTATTTAAAGGATATTAAAAAAGATGATAATGCTGCGTAA
- a CDS encoding helix-turn-helix domain-containing protein, which translates to MIGGRIKSLRIKKGYSINELSEKAEVSKSYLSYIERGIQENPSLQVLSRIARTLDANLEDLLEENKLEITDLSKLDEEWVSLVKEAIRQGITKEDFTYYLEFIKFKKMNGGNV; encoded by the coding sequence ATGATAGGTGGCCGGATTAAAAGCTTAAGAATCAAAAAAGGATACTCAATTAATGAGCTTTCTGAAAAAGCCGAGGTATCCAAATCGTATTTGAGCTACATAGAGAGAGGCATACAGGAAAACCCTTCATTGCAGGTTTTATCACGAATTGCCAGGACACTGGATGCTAATCTTGAAGATCTGCTGGAAGAGAATAAATTAGAAATTACCGATTTGTCTAAGTTGGATGAGGAGTGGGTTTCACTTGTCAAAGAAGCAATCAGGCAGGGAATCACAAAAGAGGATTTCACCTACTATCTGGAGTTTATTAAATTTAAGAAGATGAATGGAGGGAACGTTTAG
- a CDS encoding winged helix-turn-helix transcriptional regulator: protein MNDKEILILQMIKEDPFMAQNELAEKTGLSRSAVAGYISSLTKQGKILGRAYVLPQKKEVFCVGGANVDRKIQTTGQIQYGTSNPAGSSQSCGGVARNIAENLGRLGCDVGLMTVVGDDPEGEWLLEYTKAFADVTPSQSLAGSTTGTYTAVLDLEGEMAVALADMSIYENVNSEFIEKKWGYLASSEMVILDTNFSPKVLEQIITRCYEESIPLCITPVSAPKIKNLPEDLKGVTWMIANKNEAEALTGIEISNEGDFFKAAQEIMKKGVEKVVISRGDKGLIYFTNNGEAGVQLPPKVKIADVTGAGDSLVSGIIFAHLKGLGTEDACKIGMSCSMLALQSLETVNPNLNNTRLQETFKQYFD from the coding sequence ATGAATGATAAAGAAATATTAATTTTGCAGATGATTAAAGAGGATCCTTTTATGGCCCAAAACGAGCTGGCTGAAAAAACAGGACTTTCCAGGTCCGCTGTAGCCGGCTATATCTCTTCACTGACCAAGCAGGGGAAAATTCTTGGCAGAGCTTATGTCCTGCCGCAAAAGAAAGAAGTGTTTTGTGTTGGAGGGGCCAATGTGGACAGAAAAATCCAGACAACAGGGCAGATTCAATACGGAACATCGAACCCTGCAGGAAGCTCCCAGTCCTGCGGCGGAGTGGCCCGCAACATTGCTGAAAACCTTGGCAGGCTGGGCTGTGATGTGGGTTTGATGACAGTAGTGGGCGATGATCCGGAGGGCGAATGGCTTCTTGAATATACGAAAGCCTTTGCTGATGTCACTCCTTCACAGTCGCTGGCAGGGTCCACCACCGGTACTTATACAGCAGTGCTTGACCTTGAAGGAGAAATGGCAGTAGCACTCGCTGATATGTCCATTTATGAAAACGTTAACAGCGAATTTATCGAGAAAAAGTGGGGTTACCTGGCGTCATCTGAAATGGTGATTTTGGATACAAACTTCTCGCCAAAGGTTTTAGAACAGATTATTACAAGGTGTTATGAAGAGAGCATTCCGCTTTGCATTACTCCTGTTTCAGCACCAAAAATAAAAAATCTGCCGGAAGATTTGAAGGGTGTTACCTGGATGATTGCCAACAAAAATGAGGCAGAAGCACTAACGGGGATAGAGATCAGCAATGAAGGAGACTTCTTTAAGGCGGCACAGGAAATTATGAAAAAAGGTGTTGAAAAAGTCGTCATCAGCCGGGGAGATAAAGGGCTGATCTACTTCACAAACAACGGTGAAGCAGGCGTGCAGCTTCCTCCGAAGGTGAAAATTGCTGATGTGACAGGTGCAGGCGATTCGCTTGTATCGGGAATTATTTTTGCCCATTTAAAGGGCCTGGGTACAGAGGATGCCTGCAAAATCGGGATGTCCTGCTCCATGCTGGCTCTGCAGTCCCTTGAAACCGTTAATCCGAACCTAAACAACACACGCTTGCAGGAAACATTCAAACAATATTTCGACTAA
- a CDS encoding MarR family transcriptional regulator, whose amino-acid sequence MHPNQSEFFHSINQFTRHFSKVLNESLVPLGLYAAQWTIIYRLKIGGPSTQKEISSYLGVEAPTMTRTLARLEKSGWIIRTAGKDKREKLISLTDAAIQEYDNWLAAVRSSESNVLQNITEEEIGTMIRLMAKMRENMVPGT is encoded by the coding sequence ATGCACCCAAATCAAAGTGAATTTTTTCATTCCATCAACCAATTTACACGCCATTTTTCCAAAGTACTTAATGAAAGTTTGGTGCCCCTTGGTTTATATGCTGCTCAATGGACGATTATTTACCGTCTAAAAATTGGTGGCCCGAGCACTCAAAAAGAGATTTCTTCTTATCTGGGAGTTGAGGCTCCGACCATGACCAGGACATTGGCCCGTCTTGAGAAATCGGGCTGGATCATCAGAACGGCAGGCAAGGACAAACGTGAAAAATTGATTTCACTGACTGATGCAGCCATCCAGGAATACGACAATTGGCTTGCCGCCGTGCGATCAAGTGAAAGTAATGTCCTTCAGAACATTACGGAAGAAGAAATCGGCACGATGATCAGGCTTATGGCAAAAATGAGAGAAAATATGGTACCAGGCACCTAG
- a CDS encoding anti-repressor SinI family protein, which translates to MTEQNVKVKGIDLEWLQLIMEAKNLGLQKEEIREFLHNNRAKEVLIEA; encoded by the coding sequence TTGACGGAGCAAAATGTAAAGGTCAAAGGAATTGATTTGGAGTGGCTGCAGTTAATTATGGAAGCAAAGAACTTAGGCCTGCAAAAGGAAGAAATTAGAGAGTTTTTACATAATAACAGAGCCAAAGAGGTTCTGATCGAAGCTTAA
- a CDS encoding DUF5658 family protein, producing the protein MNKILQYLAFINLLDGLLTFFGIRLSLIEEVNPIMDFLYAIEPLLFLFVKAVFSGFSILLST; encoded by the coding sequence ATGAATAAAATTCTGCAGTATCTTGCCTTCATTAATCTTCTGGATGGTCTCTTGACGTTCTTTGGAATTAGACTTTCGCTGATTGAAGAAGTGAATCCAATAATGGATTTTCTATATGCTATAGAACCCCTATTATTTCTTTTTGTTAAAGCTGTTTTTTCAGGCTTTTCAATCCTGCTGTCAACTTAG
- the tapA gene encoding amyloid fiber anchoring/assembly protein TapA has translation MRKFGKKNKILLLAFKFVAAWYLLIGMSATLTGQTNAYFSDRDTVTGTIQAGTWETEEPGCSKDEKHGEWDCSSLKFIGQKYDGQKIYATIQNTGSDMKSAGRYEIYYSEKGNAKKGESITGVIAFDPIKEGQKVELSFIPQQSGSYMFKAYQHKDHPGNGELWSEEIIVTLESGGTSKVEEEKTEQKADETEETAKEQENNKTEQTGKEAAEPTKDKPQENPEQKTAEEPKEEPKEEPKEEPKEEQKAEQPVVEEKSEEKPKEESKPEDTKVKASEAPVNSEESTNEAGE, from the coding sequence ATTAGGAAATTTGGGAAGAAGAATAAAATCCTTTTGCTTGCATTTAAGTTTGTGGCTGCCTGGTATCTGCTTATTGGGATGTCGGCAACTCTGACTGGGCAAACGAATGCATATTTTAGTGATAGGGACACAGTAACTGGAACCATTCAAGCCGGTACTTGGGAGACAGAAGAGCCTGGGTGTTCCAAAGATGAGAAGCATGGTGAATGGGATTGCAGCTCTCTAAAATTCATTGGACAAAAATATGATGGACAGAAGATATATGCAACCATCCAAAATACTGGTTCCGATATGAAGTCAGCAGGAAGATATGAAATTTACTACAGCGAGAAAGGTAATGCCAAAAAAGGTGAGTCTATTACAGGAGTAATAGCTTTTGACCCTATTAAAGAGGGGCAAAAAGTAGAATTGTCCTTTATTCCTCAGCAAAGTGGATCCTATATGTTTAAAGCTTATCAGCACAAAGATCATCCTGGAAATGGAGAACTCTGGAGTGAAGAAATAATAGTTACTTTAGAATCAGGTGGAACTTCCAAAGTGGAAGAAGAGAAAACGGAACAAAAGGCAGATGAAACAGAAGAGACTGCCAAGGAACAAGAAAACAATAAGACAGAGCAAACTGGCAAAGAAGCAGCTGAACCAACAAAAGATAAACCTCAAGAGAATCCAGAGCAAAAAACAGCAGAAGAACCAAAAGAAGAGCCAAAAGAAGAACCAAAAGAAGAACCAAAAGAAGAGCAGAAAGCAGAACAGCCTGTAGTTGAAGAAAAGTCAGAAGAGAAACCAAAAGAAGAATCAAAGCCGGAAGATACCAAGGTTAAGGCTTCAGAAGCTCCGGTTAATTCTGAAGAAAGCACAAATGAGGCAGGTGAATAG
- a CDS encoding signal peptidase I: protein MKKALKIISNIITAVLFINLILMAFLVVSSKASGGEPKAFGYQLKTVLSGSMEPTFQTGSVIAVKPLSSEESKSLKKDDVITFQASEEKLITHRIIGVTNSGDHVMYETKGDNNKTADMEPVLSDNVRAVYTGFTIPFVGYFIDFAQSKEGSAILLIGPGLLLLGYAVFSIFQAIREIDPKNNKTDSEEKTA from the coding sequence TTGAAAAAAGCATTGAAAATTATAAGCAACATTATAACAGCGGTTCTATTCATTAATTTAATTTTAATGGCCTTCCTAGTGGTCTCCTCCAAAGCATCAGGAGGAGAGCCGAAGGCCTTTGGATATCAGCTGAAGACAGTGTTATCAGGCTCTATGGAGCCTACCTTCCAAACTGGGTCTGTTATTGCAGTAAAGCCGCTTAGCTCGGAAGAAAGCAAGTCTCTCAAGAAAGATGATGTCATTACATTCCAGGCAAGTGAAGAAAAATTAATTACTCACCGAATAATCGGAGTCACTAATAGCGGAGATCATGTCATGTATGAAACAAAGGGAGATAACAATAAGACTGCAGACATGGAACCTGTGCTATCTGACAATGTAAGAGCTGTTTACACTGGTTTCACCATTCCTTTTGTAGGATATTTTATAGATTTTGCTCAATCGAAAGAAGGAAGTGCCATTTTGCTTATTGGCCCGGGACTATTACTCCTAGGATATGCTGTATTTAGCATCTTCCAAGCCATTAGAGAAATTGATCCTAAGAACAATAAAACAGACTCAGAAGAAAAAACTGCTTAA
- a CDS encoding CalY family protein — protein sequence MNLKKKLGMGIASAALGISLVGGGTFAYFSDSAEATAKFAAGTLDLSVNPTTIIDVNNIKPGDTMLRSFQLVNGGTLDIATIDLMTDYKVNDANGNNGDDLGKHIRVNFLINADKLDAPIWSTTLYDLKNSSPDVIAGNFWSGWFAENGGNLAAGTSDTLYVQYEFVENNADQNEFQGDSLELKWTFDGKQGAGVAR from the coding sequence ATGAATCTTAAGAAAAAGTTAGGTATGGGAATTGCATCTGCAGCACTTGGTATTTCATTAGTTGGTGGGGGAACATTTGCTTACTTTAGTGACAGTGCAGAAGCTACTGCTAAATTTGCAGCTGGAACATTGGATTTAAGTGTAAATCCAACAACCATTATTGATGTAAATAATATTAAACCAGGAGATACTATGCTCCGTTCATTCCAACTAGTTAATGGTGGTACCTTGGATATAGCTACAATTGATTTGATGACCGATTATAAAGTTAATGATGCAAATGGAAATAATGGGGATGATCTTGGGAAACATATTCGTGTTAATTTCTTAATTAATGCTGATAAATTAGACGCGCCAATTTGGTCAACTACACTTTATGATCTGAAAAATTCAAGCCCTGATGTTATTGCTGGGAACTTCTGGAGTGGTTGGTTTGCAGAAAATGGAGGAAACTTAGCAGCAGGTACTTCTGATACTCTTTATGTACAATATGAGTTTGTAGAAAACAATGCTGATCAAAACGAATTCCAAGGCGATTCTTTAGAACTGAAATGGACATTTGATGGTAAGCAAGGCGCTGGTGTTGCAAGATAA